One window from the genome of Tachypleus tridentatus isolate NWPU-2018 chromosome 11, ASM421037v1, whole genome shotgun sequence encodes:
- the LOC143231527 gene encoding uncharacterized protein LOC143231527 has protein sequence MFEEVEGKNNSESDDIKKETSNSASQFSKLTQEVKRRSVAVRVAPYKRDASNSPGKQKTYSGKSKATNKKIKMEEEMANDLFFSYEDNEKNELSPKVEFTRKNHKTPKKLMSQSRKFFKSPRSTRKFEETKSTANISWIDMDTSYGLFTD, from the exons ATGTTTGAAGAGGTGGAAGGTAAAAACAATTCAGAATCAGATGATATAAAG AAAGAAACAAGCAACAGTGCTTCTCAGTTTTCAAAGTTAACACAAGAGGTAAAGCGAAGGTCTGTAGCTGTACGAGTTGCTCCTTACAAGAGAGATGCATCCAATAGTCCTGGAAAACAAAAGACTTATTCAGGGAAATCTAAAGCaacaaataaaaag ATAAAGATGGAAGAAGAGATGGCTAATGATTTATTCTTCAGTTATGAAGATAATGAGAAGAATGAATTAAGTCCTAAGGTTGAGTTCACAAGGAAAAATCATAAGACTCCAAAAAAATTGATGTCTCAGTCAAGAAAGTTCTTTAAATCACCTCGTTCTACCAGGAAATTTGAAGAAACCAAATCTACAGCAAACATTTCTTGGATTGATATGGATACATCTTATGGACTTTTTACTGATTAA